A region of Paenibacillus sp. JNUCC-31 DNA encodes the following proteins:
- a CDS encoding homoserine dehydrogenase has product MKPVKVGLLGLGTVGTGVVRIVEGNQEDLSSQVGSPIIIEKIAVKNTEKERVIAVDRAKLTEDPWEVIRHPDIDVIVEVMGGIDQTKEYILEALERGKHIVTANKDLMALHGSEILAKAQEKQCDVFYEASVAGGIPIIRTLIEGFSSDRITRIMGIVNGTTNFILTKMSQEGASYEEVLAEAQALGYAETDPTSDVEGLDAARKMAILGTLGFRTNVELQDVTVRGISSVTREDITYAKRLGYEMKLLGIADRRDDEITISVQPTMVRQNHPIASVNGVFNAVYVHGEAVGETMFYGAGAGELPTATSVVADIVAVIKNLKLGVNGLKAIVPYKQKRLQSDEHIMSKNFILLHVDDKAGVLAQITQIFAEYEVSLASVVQQPNEHNPDAEIIIVTHNASKASMDKVLKHFESLSVIRRIKSVYRVEG; this is encoded by the coding sequence GTGAAACCGGTGAAAGTGGGATTGTTGGGATTGGGTACAGTGGGTACTGGGGTCGTTCGTATCGTAGAGGGAAATCAGGAGGATCTAAGTAGTCAGGTTGGATCACCGATTATCATCGAGAAAATTGCAGTGAAGAATACGGAGAAGGAGCGTGTCATCGCCGTAGATCGTGCAAAGCTCACAGAAGATCCCTGGGAAGTCATTCGTCACCCGGATATCGATGTGATTGTTGAGGTTATGGGCGGTATTGATCAGACCAAGGAATACATTCTTGAAGCACTGGAGCGGGGCAAGCATATCGTAACCGCGAACAAGGATCTGATGGCTCTGCATGGTTCGGAGATTTTGGCCAAGGCACAGGAGAAGCAATGTGATGTATTCTATGAAGCCAGTGTGGCTGGGGGAATTCCGATTATACGCACCCTAATTGAAGGTTTCTCATCCGACCGGATTACCCGCATTATGGGGATTGTGAACGGAACAACGAACTTTATTTTGACCAAAATGAGCCAGGAAGGCGCCTCGTATGAAGAGGTTTTGGCAGAGGCTCAAGCACTTGGATATGCAGAGACTGATCCTACTTCGGACGTCGAAGGACTCGATGCAGCTCGGAAAATGGCGATACTGGGTACTCTTGGCTTCCGAACTAACGTGGAACTGCAGGATGTGACCGTTCGCGGTATTTCCTCCGTAACCCGTGAAGATATAACGTATGCCAAAAGACTTGGCTACGAGATGAAGCTGCTGGGTATCGCAGACCGTCGGGACGATGAGATCACCATTAGTGTTCAGCCCACGATGGTAAGACAGAATCACCCGATAGCTTCCGTCAATGGCGTGTTTAATGCGGTGTATGTACACGGTGAAGCTGTAGGAGAGACCATGTTCTACGGCGCGGGTGCAGGTGAACTTCCGACAGCAACTTCTGTAGTTGCGGACATTGTGGCTGTGATCAAAAACCTGAAGCTGGGCGTGAATGGTCTCAAAGCGATTGTGCCTTATAAACAGAAGCGCCTGCAAAGTGACGAGCACATTATGTCGAAAAACTTCATTTTGCTGCATGTGGATGATAAAGCAGGAGTTCTCGCACAAATCACTCAAATCTTCGCTGAATATGAAGTCAGCCTGGCTTCGGTTGTGCAACAGCCAAACGAGCATAACCCGGATGCAGAGATCATCATTGTTACGCATAACGCTAGCAAGGCCAGCATGGATAAAGTTTTAAAACATTTTGAATCTCTTTCCGTCATTCGTCGCATTAAGAGTGTTTACCGGGTTGAAGGATAA
- a CDS encoding Rne/Rng family ribonuclease has translation MKQMILHNEHNLVQMALLEEGKAVEFTAERTRERGLLNSFFKGRVVNVLPGMQAAFVDIGQKKNAFLYVDDVLHPNLEKQPKVKPSISELLRPGQDVIVQVLKEPVGSKGARVTTHYSLPGRWLVYMPLADYVAVSKKIAREGDRSRLKGLGEQLRRGEEGLIIRTVSAEEQREAIEADLETLREQWHLIREKSESLPSPSLLHRDQNMVQRIIRDVYTPGSDEVITDDEVQASEVTALLEEICPGHQPKVQVYRGAESIFAAYGVQEQLNKDFARKVWLPGGGYIVIDHTEALTVVDVNTGKYTGAGGDSLEETVTETNMQAAVEIARLMRLRDIGGMIIVDFIDMEEAMNRQEVAASLENELKKDRTKAFVMGWTKLGLLELTRKKVREESTLPYVEPCSSCHGTGKRYISPLH, from the coding sequence ATGAAACAAATGATTTTACATAATGAACATAACCTCGTGCAAATGGCGCTTCTGGAAGAAGGCAAAGCTGTAGAATTCACAGCAGAGCGTACACGGGAGCGTGGACTGCTGAATTCCTTTTTCAAGGGAAGAGTAGTGAACGTGTTGCCAGGTATGCAGGCTGCTTTTGTGGATATCGGTCAGAAAAAGAATGCTTTTCTGTATGTAGATGATGTATTACATCCCAATCTGGAGAAACAGCCCAAAGTGAAGCCATCGATCTCGGAGTTGCTTCGTCCGGGTCAGGATGTAATTGTCCAGGTTCTGAAGGAACCTGTTGGAAGCAAAGGGGCCCGGGTGACGACTCATTATTCACTGCCGGGCCGCTGGCTTGTCTACATGCCACTTGCCGACTATGTAGCTGTCTCCAAGAAAATTGCCCGTGAGGGAGATCGTTCCCGGCTCAAAGGACTGGGTGAACAATTAAGACGGGGCGAAGAAGGGCTTATCATTCGAACCGTATCCGCAGAGGAGCAGCGGGAAGCCATAGAGGCTGACTTGGAAACATTACGTGAGCAGTGGCACCTGATTCGCGAGAAATCGGAAAGTTTGCCTTCACCAAGCCTGCTGCATCGGGATCAAAATATGGTTCAGCGAATTATTAGGGATGTGTACACTCCTGGTAGCGATGAAGTGATTACGGATGATGAAGTACAAGCTAGTGAAGTGACTGCTTTACTGGAAGAGATATGTCCTGGCCATCAGCCTAAAGTTCAGGTGTACCGGGGAGCGGAATCCATTTTTGCCGCTTACGGTGTACAGGAGCAATTGAACAAGGACTTTGCCCGCAAAGTGTGGCTGCCAGGAGGCGGCTATATCGTTATTGACCATACGGAGGCACTCACCGTAGTCGATGTCAATACAGGCAAGTACACTGGAGCAGGCGGTGACAGTCTGGAAGAGACTGTAACGGAGACAAATATGCAGGCTGCCGTTGAGATTGCTCGTTTAATGCGGCTTCGGGATATCGGTGGAATGATTATTGTGGACTTCATTGATATGGAGGAAGCGATGAATCGGCAGGAGGTTGCGGCATCGCTCGAAAATGAGCTTAAGAAGGATCGTACCAAAGCTTTTGTAATGGGCTGGACCAAGCTGGGGCTGCTCGAACTCACCCGCAAGAAGGTGCGGGAAGAGAGCACGCTGCCTTATGTGGAGCCGTGTTCTTCCTGTCATGGGACAGGCAAAAGATATATTTCCCCTTTGCATTGA
- the obgE gene encoding GTPase ObgE, whose protein sequence is MFVDKAKIYVKAGDGGDGIISFRREKYVPNGGPAGGDGGRGADIIFRVDEGLRTLMDFRYQRHFKAPRGEKGRNKSQHGANAENMIVRIPPGTVILDEDSGEVLADLTRHGQQVVVARGGRGGRGNIRFATPNNPAPELAENGEEGEERYIVLELKVMADVGLVGFPSVGKSTLLSVVSAAKPKIGAYHFTTITPNLGVVGVGEGRSFVMADLPGLIEGAHEGVGLGHEFLRHVERTRIIVHVVDMSGSEGRDPFEDWQKINEELKLYNPVLAERPQVVAANKMDMPDSEANLEEFLQKAREVQPDIEVMPISSLTRKGIQELLYRAADLLDQIPDEPVVEEVADLSERKVYSLDKKEDDGFRIVRENEIFVVESAKIERMMKRMQLNSHEAILKLARTLRHMGVDAELRKRGAEEGTIVRIGDFEFEFVEGSSYY, encoded by the coding sequence ATGTTTGTAGATAAAGCGAAGATTTATGTGAAAGCCGGAGACGGAGGGGACGGAATTATTTCGTTTCGTCGTGAGAAGTATGTACCGAACGGCGGACCTGCCGGGGGTGATGGAGGCAGAGGAGCTGACATCATTTTCCGTGTGGATGAAGGTCTGCGTACGTTGATGGATTTCCGTTACCAGCGTCACTTCAAGGCCCCTCGTGGTGAGAAGGGACGTAATAAAAGTCAGCATGGCGCGAACGCTGAGAACATGATTGTACGTATTCCACCAGGGACTGTGATTTTGGATGAAGACAGTGGAGAAGTATTGGCTGATTTGACACGTCATGGTCAACAGGTTGTTGTTGCTCGTGGCGGACGAGGCGGACGGGGAAACATTCGTTTTGCCACCCCTAACAATCCAGCGCCAGAACTGGCCGAAAATGGTGAAGAGGGCGAAGAACGTTATATCGTACTTGAGCTTAAGGTCATGGCAGATGTTGGTTTGGTTGGTTTCCCGAGTGTTGGGAAATCCACGCTGTTGTCTGTTGTTTCGGCAGCCAAGCCAAAGATTGGAGCATATCATTTCACAACCATTACACCTAACCTGGGTGTTGTTGGTGTAGGTGAAGGTCGCAGCTTTGTTATGGCCGACTTGCCAGGCCTGATTGAAGGTGCCCACGAAGGGGTTGGACTTGGACATGAGTTCTTGCGTCACGTAGAACGGACACGCATTATCGTTCATGTTGTTGATATGTCGGGTTCCGAAGGACGCGATCCGTTCGAAGACTGGCAGAAAATCAACGAGGAACTGAAATTGTACAATCCTGTCCTCGCCGAAAGACCACAGGTTGTAGCAGCCAATAAAATGGACATGCCCGATTCCGAAGCCAATCTTGAGGAATTCTTACAGAAGGCTCGGGAGGTTCAACCGGATATTGAAGTGATGCCTATCTCGTCACTGACACGAAAAGGGATTCAAGAGCTCCTGTACCGTGCAGCTGATCTGCTGGATCAAATCCCGGACGAGCCTGTGGTGGAAGAAGTTGCAGACTTATCCGAACGCAAAGTGTACAGCTTGGACAAAAAAGAGGACGATGGCTTCCGTATTGTACGTGAGAATGAAATCTTCGTTGTTGAGAGTGCCAAGATTGAACGTATGATGAAACGGATGCAGTTGAATTCCCATGAAGCCATTCTAAAACTTGCGCGTACATTGCGACATATGGGTGTGGATGCGGAACTGCGTAAACGCGGAGCTGAAGAAGGAACCATTGTGCGCATTGGTGATTTTGAGTTTGAATTTGTGGAAGGTAGCAGCTACTACTAA
- the rplU gene encoding 50S ribosomal protein L21 — MYAIIETGGKQYKVQEGDVLFIEKLTANDGESVTFDRVLAVSNDQGLTAGTPLVSGATVTAKVEKHGKGQKVVVYKYKPKKNYHVKQGHRQPYTKVTIEAIKA; from the coding sequence ATGTACGCAATTATTGAAACAGGCGGCAAACAGTACAAAGTCCAAGAGGGCGATGTTCTGTTCATCGAGAAATTGACTGCGAACGATGGCGAAAGCGTAACGTTCGACCGTGTCCTGGCTGTATCTAACGATCAAGGTTTGACAGCAGGTACACCATTGGTTTCCGGAGCAACTGTAACGGCTAAAGTGGAGAAACATGGCAAAGGACAAAAGGTTGTTGTATACAAATACAAACCGAAAAAGAACTACCATGTGAAGCAAGGTCACCGTCAACCGTACACTAAAGTAACTATCGAAGCAATCAAAGCGTAA
- a CDS encoding ACT domain-containing protein yields MNERYYLVREDILPEAVVKTMQVKELLASGDVKTVHEAVEQVGLSRSAFYKYKDGIHLINQLERERIVTISIDLEHQSGILSRVLGHVAGYGANVLTINQSIPLQGRANVVISVETSHLHGEIGEMLDRMQDMPGVRRTRIVGQG; encoded by the coding sequence GTGAATGAACGCTATTACTTAGTACGGGAAGACATTTTGCCAGAGGCAGTGGTGAAGACCATGCAGGTAAAAGAACTGCTGGCTTCCGGGGATGTCAAAACAGTGCATGAAGCGGTTGAGCAGGTTGGACTAAGCCGAAGTGCTTTTTATAAGTACAAGGATGGGATCCATTTAATTAATCAGCTTGAGAGGGAGAGAATTGTAACGATTTCCATTGACCTGGAGCATCAGTCGGGAATTTTGTCTCGTGTGCTTGGACATGTAGCTGGTTATGGAGCCAACGTGCTTACTATTAATCAAAGTATCCCGCTTCAGGGAAGAGCCAACGTTGTCATTTCAGTGGAGACATCACATCTCCATGGGGAAATCGGGGAAATGCTGGATCGGATGCAGGATATGCCCGGAGTTCGGCGCACGCGTATTGTAGGCCAAGGTTAA
- the minD gene encoding septum site-determining protein MinD, producing the protein MGEAIVITSGKGGVGKTTTSANIGTALALLGKKVCLVDTDIGLRNLDVVMGLENRIIYDLCDVADGRCRLNQALVKDKRFEELYMLPAAQTRDKNSVSPEQVKDIILELKKDFEYVIIDCPAGIEQGFKNAVAGADQAIVVTTPENAAVRDADRVIGLLESSHIQSPKLVVNRIRNNMVKSGDMLDIDGILQVLNIDLIGIVPDDELVIKAANSGEPTVMNPDSLAAIAYRNIARRILGDTVPLMQLEQKKGAFSRFKKFFGMG; encoded by the coding sequence ATGGGAGAGGCAATCGTGATCACTTCGGGTAAAGGCGGCGTGGGTAAAACAACCACCTCGGCAAACATCGGGACAGCGCTGGCGCTGCTCGGCAAAAAGGTTTGTCTGGTAGACACCGATATCGGCCTTCGTAATCTGGATGTCGTAATGGGACTCGAAAACCGGATCATTTATGATCTGTGTGACGTTGCAGACGGACGCTGCCGTCTGAATCAGGCTTTGGTCAAAGATAAACGTTTCGAAGAATTATATATGCTGCCTGCAGCGCAAACGAGAGACAAGAACTCCGTATCACCAGAACAGGTGAAGGACATTATCCTTGAATTGAAGAAAGATTTTGAATACGTCATTATTGATTGTCCAGCCGGAATTGAACAGGGATTCAAAAATGCGGTTGCAGGTGCGGATCAGGCAATTGTGGTCACTACACCTGAGAATGCGGCTGTCCGTGATGCGGATCGTGTCATCGGATTGCTCGAGAGTTCACACATTCAATCCCCAAAATTGGTCGTGAACCGCATTCGTAACAATATGGTCAAATCAGGCGACATGCTCGATATTGATGGCATTTTACAAGTACTTAATATTGACCTGATTGGAATTGTTCCCGATGATGAACTTGTCATCAAGGCGGCCAACTCGGGAGAACCGACAGTCATGAATCCAGACTCACTTGCGGCTATTGCCTATCGCAATATTGCCCGTCGGATTTTGGGAGATACGGTTCCATTGATGCAGTTGGAGCAGAAGAAGGGTGCCTTCTCACGTTTCAAAAAGTTTTTTGGGATGGGTTAA
- a CDS encoding M50 family metallopeptidase yields the protein MIRIWGVRISFHPFFVIIMMASLITGHFIELITLFTIVFIHECGHAAAAALLGCRVLSIQMLPFGGVAIIEDGGNITARREIMIALAGPLQNMLMVGIVLLLKYGSVGDPVFLDYIIKGNLLIALFNLLPVLPLDGGKIVQALVSLFAPYYTTLMWTYRISIVCSAGVIVFAISRWFAGGYGLPLNILLIGLFLFYSNVTDYRNIPYRFIRFLMNREGTFAQYAATGSLAQPIISFPAKPLEPILRLLKRERYHMIYVMNRQGRILAVLPEQRIIGSYFKQNTEKL from the coding sequence TTGATTAGGATATGGGGTGTACGTATCTCGTTCCATCCTTTTTTTGTGATCATTATGATGGCATCTCTGATAACCGGACATTTTATTGAATTGATCACCTTGTTCACGATCGTATTTATTCATGAATGTGGACATGCTGCAGCGGCAGCCCTTCTGGGCTGCCGTGTCCTGTCGATACAGATGCTGCCTTTTGGCGGAGTTGCCATAATCGAGGATGGCGGGAATATTACAGCGCGACGGGAAATCATGATCGCCTTGGCAGGGCCTTTACAAAATATGCTCATGGTTGGAATCGTGTTGCTGTTAAAATACGGTAGCGTGGGGGACCCGGTTTTTTTGGATTATATTATAAAGGGGAATCTGCTGATTGCCCTATTTAACCTGTTGCCAGTGCTGCCGCTGGATGGCGGTAAAATTGTACAGGCACTCGTCAGCCTGTTTGCTCCCTACTATACAACATTGATGTGGACCTACCGAATCAGTATCGTTTGTAGTGCTGGAGTGATTGTGTTTGCCATTAGTCGCTGGTTTGCTGGCGGGTACGGGCTGCCGCTAAATATTCTGCTGATCGGACTGTTCCTGTTTTATTCCAATGTGACCGATTACCGAAATATTCCATATCGCTTTATTCGGTTTCTGATGAATCGTGAAGGTACGTTCGCCCAATATGCAGCCACAGGCAGCTTGGCACAGCCGATAATCTCATTTCCGGCGAAACCTTTGGAACCTATTTTGCGTCTATTAAAGAGAGAAAGATATCATATGATATATGTAATGAACAGACAGGGGAGAATCTTGGCCGTTTTGCCTGAGCAACGCATCATTGGTTCCTATTTCAAACAAAACACCGAGAAGTTGTAG
- a CDS encoding Spo0B domain-containing protein, giving the protein MKSWKRVPWIAACSLLIPLVFVMLYPVIISIAVYALWSVAVLFVSVNVMKRQAEAERRTIIQSMEKTAIASLNHHRHDWMNDLQVLYGYLRLGKLDKSVQCVERIVERVNEESRISRLGIPSLVFYLQSFRTSGVALELHVVVEEELQLSALVSPEDGESLTGAIADAIRAYQYGGGRSSWGEVRKLTLNFGQDHGDVVVRLDGDQTPDPETLRQLNAVLKGKKVRTEQLPSEDTFIQFRMPCGI; this is encoded by the coding sequence ATGAAATCTTGGAAAAGAGTGCCCTGGATTGCGGCATGTTCACTTCTGATTCCTTTGGTTTTCGTTATGCTGTATCCAGTGATTATTTCAATTGCTGTGTACGCATTGTGGTCCGTCGCGGTGCTTTTTGTTTCTGTGAACGTGATGAAGAGACAGGCAGAGGCGGAACGCAGAACCATCATACAATCTATGGAAAAGACAGCAATTGCATCATTAAATCATCATAGGCATGATTGGATGAACGATCTTCAGGTGTTATATGGATATCTTCGGCTGGGCAAACTTGATAAATCAGTGCAATGTGTGGAAAGAATAGTAGAGCGGGTTAACGAAGAAAGCCGAATCTCCAGATTGGGTATTCCTTCACTCGTTTTTTATCTTCAATCTTTCCGGACCAGTGGAGTCGCTCTGGAATTGCATGTGGTCGTAGAGGAAGAGTTACAGCTTAGTGCTCTGGTCTCTCCCGAGGATGGCGAGTCGCTTACGGGGGCGATTGCCGATGCGATTCGAGCCTATCAATATGGCGGCGGCCGGTCGTCTTGGGGAGAGGTTCGCAAACTGACCTTGAACTTCGGACAGGATCACGGAGATGTGGTTGTCCGGCTGGATGGGGATCAAACACCCGATCCGGAAACATTACGGCAGCTCAATGCCGTACTCAAAGGAAAAAAAGTCAGAACGGAGCAGCTTCCGTCTGAGGATACGTTTATACAATTCAGAATGCCTTGCGGAATATAG
- the rpmA gene encoding 50S ribosomal protein L27, translating to MLKLNLQLFASKKGVGSTKNGRDSNAQRLGVKRADGQTVTGGSILVRQRGTKIHPGTNVGIGKDDTLFAKVDGVVKFERWGRDRKKVSIYPVNVAPVAAAVEA from the coding sequence ATGTTGAAATTAAATCTTCAGTTATTCGCATCGAAAAAAGGTGTGGGTTCCACAAAGAACGGTCGTGACAGTAACGCACAACGTCTTGGCGTTAAACGTGCTGACGGTCAAACAGTAACTGGTGGTAGCATTCTCGTTCGCCAACGCGGAACGAAAATTCACCCAGGTACTAACGTGGGTATCGGTAAAGACGACACTTTGTTTGCGAAAGTTGACGGCGTTGTGAAATTCGAACGTTGGGGACGCGATCGTAAAAAAGTAAGCATCTACCCTGTGAATGTTGCTCCAGTAGCAGCTGCAGTAGAAGCATAA
- a CDS encoding ribosomal-processing cysteine protease Prp, giving the protein MIIVEIFRNDDGSIDRFSIKGHANFAKRGEDIVCAGVSAVTVGTVNSIEALTGVEMDAKMKNGFLSASLPVLVRDETWSQVQLLLESMVVMLTDIAESYGKYIQIEQVK; this is encoded by the coding sequence GTGATTATCGTTGAAATCTTTCGTAATGATGACGGGAGCATTGATCGCTTTTCCATCAAAGGGCATGCTAATTTTGCCAAGCGGGGAGAAGACATCGTATGTGCCGGGGTATCCGCTGTTACAGTGGGTACAGTGAACTCGATCGAAGCATTGACTGGTGTCGAAATGGATGCCAAGATGAAGAATGGCTTTTTAAGTGCTTCTTTGCCAGTGCTTGTGAGAGATGAAACCTGGTCCCAGGTACAATTGCTACTCGAATCCATGGTGGTTATGCTCACTGATATTGCAGAGTCATACGGAAAGTATATTCAGATAGAGCAAGTCAAATAA
- the thrC gene encoding threonine synthase produces MRYQGLLQTYREHLPVNENTPLLTLHEGNTPLVHAENLSEELGLNVYFKYEGLNPTGSFKDRGMVMAVAKAMEEGSRTIMCASTGNTSAAAAAYAARAGLNCIVLIPNNNIALGKLAQAMIYGAKVIAINGNFDRALEIVREITAKHPITLVNSVNPFRIEGQKTAAFEVIEQLGQAPDVLAIPVGNAGNISAYWKGFKEYKEAGKSNSLPRMVGFEAEGAMAIVKGEPILEPETVATAIRIGNPASWKTAVAAAEESGGQINYVTDEEILTAYRTIAAREGIFAEPASAASVAGVYKLKREGYFKGGETVVCVLTGHGLKDPNIAIKTVATEPLVVEDSEEAVMAAIAQLEQQSV; encoded by the coding sequence ATGAGATATCAAGGATTACTGCAAACTTATCGAGAACACCTTCCGGTTAATGAAAATACGCCCCTGCTTACGCTTCACGAAGGAAATACACCTCTGGTTCATGCGGAGAATCTTTCCGAGGAACTCGGATTGAATGTATATTTCAAATATGAAGGTCTGAACCCGACAGGGTCTTTCAAAGACCGCGGCATGGTTATGGCTGTTGCCAAAGCAATGGAAGAAGGCAGCCGCACGATCATGTGTGCATCGACAGGTAATACTTCAGCAGCTGCAGCTGCCTATGCGGCTCGTGCGGGACTGAATTGTATCGTATTGATCCCAAATAACAATATTGCCTTAGGTAAGCTGGCTCAAGCCATGATCTACGGAGCCAAGGTGATTGCGATTAATGGCAACTTTGACCGTGCATTGGAAATAGTGCGTGAGATTACAGCCAAACATCCAATTACGCTCGTGAACTCCGTGAACCCGTTCCGGATTGAAGGACAAAAAACGGCTGCCTTTGAAGTCATTGAACAGCTTGGTCAGGCACCTGATGTACTTGCCATTCCAGTGGGTAACGCGGGGAACATCTCGGCTTACTGGAAAGGATTCAAAGAGTATAAAGAAGCAGGGAAATCGAATTCCCTGCCGCGTATGGTCGGTTTTGAAGCGGAAGGCGCCATGGCGATTGTCAAAGGTGAACCGATATTGGAGCCAGAAACCGTGGCAACTGCCATTCGAATTGGTAATCCGGCTAGTTGGAAAACGGCTGTAGCTGCAGCTGAAGAGTCTGGCGGACAGATTAATTATGTTACTGATGAAGAGATTCTGACTGCCTACCGTACGATTGCTGCACGTGAAGGGATTTTCGCTGAACCTGCTTCGGCTGCTTCCGTTGCTGGTGTATACAAACTGAAGCGTGAAGGGTACTTTAAAGGCGGAGAGACTGTGGTTTGTGTACTGACAGGACATGGCCTGAAAGATCCTAATATTGCCATCAAAACGGTAGCAACTGAACCTCTTGTTGTTGAAGATTCGGAAGAAGCAGTTATGGCGGCAATTGCGCAACTGGAGCAGCAATCCGTATGA
- the minC gene encoding septum site-determining protein MinC, whose product MTVKSNHVTIKGIRDGLVFLLDDQCEFEELLYELRYKLEHSHQNILTGPIVHVDIKMGSREVTEDQKEAILDILKQKGNLLIRSIDSPALKPEVKGPPPIMTMCGMVRSGQVLHHEGNLLFLGDINPGGTVTCTGDIYVLGSLRGMAHAGIGGDEDSIIAASVFAPTQLRIADIISRPPDEWESRETGMEFAYLQDNQMQIDKMSNIVRLRRDFNVFKGV is encoded by the coding sequence ATGACGGTAAAATCGAATCACGTAACGATTAAAGGCATCCGAGACGGCCTGGTTTTCCTGTTGGACGATCAATGTGAATTCGAGGAATTGCTCTATGAGCTCCGCTATAAGCTGGAACACAGCCATCAAAATATTTTGACCGGACCGATTGTTCATGTGGATATCAAAATGGGCAGCCGGGAAGTGACGGAGGACCAGAAAGAAGCAATTCTTGATATACTAAAACAAAAAGGGAATTTGCTCATTCGTTCCATCGACTCACCGGCCCTTAAACCAGAGGTTAAAGGGCCTCCGCCGATTATGACCATGTGCGGTATGGTGCGTTCTGGTCAGGTACTTCATCATGAAGGGAATCTCTTGTTTCTTGGAGATATCAATCCGGGGGGCACGGTAACGTGCACCGGAGATATATATGTTTTGGGTTCACTCAGAGGCATGGCTCATGCCGGAATTGGTGGGGACGAAGACTCGATCATTGCGGCTTCGGTGTTTGCTCCAACTCAGCTGCGCATCGCGGATATTATTAGCCGTCCTCCTGACGAGTGGGAGAGCCGAGAGACCGGAATGGAATTTGCTTATTTACAGGATAATCAGATGCAGATCGACAAGATGAGCAATATCGTTCGGTTGCGCCGAGATTTTAATGTGTTTAAAGGAGTGTAG
- a CDS encoding M23 family metallopeptidase, whose amino-acid sequence MNTKLRIKQRREERIRRLMDGANEEIMQQRESGTVFNAGKSTQRNPFSSMDIQENLRTARASLAEQERDPEWLWKKENGHYGPDGHPRFNLIKSFVGRTVISVFVFGAVWGLFQLNTSWTTPAKTVIADMLHRDMNFEVAEAWYEKHFGGTPSFLPVLGHTTDPVNGSGIRHLLGKPLSGTIVQPFALSMKGIEIVPESGGTGLVQVVSSDAGRVLQVLDDPENGTTVVIQHSGKVTAIYGRLNESEVQVNDWVEAGDAVGSLKEIGNDQPATLYFAVKEGEEYVDPAEVVALD is encoded by the coding sequence ATGAATACGAAACTCAGAATTAAGCAGAGAAGAGAAGAACGCATTCGACGACTGATGGATGGGGCTAATGAGGAGATCATGCAGCAGCGAGAATCAGGTACGGTGTTCAATGCTGGTAAATCGACGCAACGGAATCCATTCTCGTCTATGGATATACAAGAAAATCTGCGAACGGCAAGAGCTTCGCTGGCAGAACAGGAACGAGATCCAGAGTGGCTATGGAAAAAAGAGAACGGTCATTACGGTCCTGACGGCCATCCTCGTTTCAATCTAATAAAGTCATTCGTGGGACGAACTGTGATTAGCGTGTTCGTTTTTGGCGCCGTTTGGGGATTGTTCCAGTTGAACACATCATGGACGACACCTGCCAAAACTGTGATCGCCGATATGCTGCATCGGGATATGAATTTTGAAGTTGCGGAAGCCTGGTACGAAAAGCATTTTGGCGGAACGCCATCATTCCTGCCTGTGCTAGGACATACCACCGATCCTGTGAACGGGTCGGGTATTCGACACCTGCTGGGCAAACCGCTCTCTGGAACGATTGTTCAACCTTTTGCACTGAGCATGAAAGGCATTGAGATTGTTCCTGAATCGGGTGGTACTGGACTTGTCCAGGTAGTCAGCTCGGATGCTGGGCGTGTCCTTCAGGTATTGGATGATCCGGAAAATGGAACGACGGTTGTGATTCAGCACTCTGGCAAAGTGACAGCCATATACGGACGCTTGAACGAAAGTGAAGTCCAGGTGAATGATTGGGTTGAAGCGGGAGATGCAGTTGGAAGTCTGAAGGAGATCGGAAATGATCAACCTGCCACATTGTATTTCGCTGTAAAAGAGGGCGAGGAGTACGTAGACCCTGCGGAAGTGGTTGCCCTTGATTAG